The Virgibacillus phasianinus genome includes a window with the following:
- a CDS encoding M4 family metallopeptidase → MNKKWIVPMALSAALVTTPLVSSGQAFAEKDVSFIHQELQKQKPHMKQLNVPVYVKGKELEKITTKDAKRFLSKNKQLLNIEQGNGQFKVKKTKKDKIGMKHVHMQQSVNGIPVEGSEMIVHYGTDGNVQSVNGYYNKELEETDLSTKPSISKDQALKTAKEKVSAPDVLPYKPTTELVIYPFQGENHVAYKTNVNFLGQDPGNWYVYVDAHSGVVIDKVNTLMDVGQLKASTGSGTGVLGQHRNLHISHKNIPGDNKGTMFFLNDISHENLEGILTYDLNNQWNAPFPGDLFSDTDAAFNEEYDRAAVDAHYNSEKVYHYYLEEHGRNSIDGEGMAIKSSVHYGQEYNNAFWNGQQMTYGDGDGEYFISLSAGLDVAAHEMTHGVTTHTAGLKYQFQSGALNESFSDIFGALIDEEDWELGEDIMADEAVASGRTSLRSLANPSKYMVGAIYTEYGDGSGTYPSHMDQYYDLPRSLDNGGVHINSSISNHAAYLIGTEIGKDKLGQIYYRALIHYLTPNSDFKDARHAVVQSAEDLYGEGSAEAQAAASGFDQVGIME, encoded by the coding sequence ATGAATAAGAAATGGATTGTACCCATGGCTTTATCTGCAGCGCTGGTTACTACCCCACTGGTATCGAGCGGACAAGCATTCGCAGAAAAAGATGTGTCATTCATCCACCAAGAGCTACAAAAACAAAAGCCCCACATGAAACAGTTAAATGTTCCCGTCTATGTAAAAGGGAAAGAGCTGGAGAAGATTACCACGAAAGATGCCAAACGATTTCTCAGCAAAAATAAGCAACTACTCAACATAGAACAGGGAAACGGCCAATTTAAAGTCAAAAAGACAAAAAAAGACAAGATTGGTATGAAACACGTTCATATGCAGCAATCAGTGAACGGTATTCCGGTAGAAGGCAGCGAAATGATTGTCCACTATGGAACAGATGGAAATGTCCAAAGTGTCAACGGATATTACAATAAAGAACTAGAGGAAACTGATCTATCGACAAAACCATCCATTTCAAAAGATCAGGCACTGAAAACGGCAAAAGAAAAAGTTTCCGCGCCTGATGTGTTGCCATATAAACCGACAACAGAATTAGTCATTTATCCTTTTCAAGGTGAAAATCATGTTGCCTATAAAACAAATGTAAATTTTCTTGGCCAAGATCCAGGTAATTGGTACGTATACGTTGATGCCCACAGTGGAGTAGTGATTGACAAAGTTAATACTCTCATGGATGTTGGTCAACTTAAGGCTTCAACAGGTTCAGGTACTGGAGTTTTAGGACAACATCGCAATTTGCATATTTCCCATAAAAACATTCCCGGTGATAACAAAGGGACAATGTTCTTCCTGAATGACATTTCCCATGAAAATCTGGAAGGCATACTCACCTATGATCTTAATAACCAATGGAACGCACCGTTTCCTGGAGATTTATTTTCAGATACAGACGCTGCTTTTAACGAGGAATATGACCGGGCTGCTGTAGATGCTCATTATAATTCAGAGAAGGTTTATCACTATTATCTTGAAGAACACGGTCGGAACTCCATTGATGGCGAGGGAATGGCGATTAAATCATCCGTACACTATGGCCAGGAATATAACAATGCCTTTTGGAACGGACAACAAATGACCTATGGTGATGGCGATGGTGAATACTTTATTTCTCTGTCTGCTGGTCTGGATGTGGCTGCCCATGAGATGACTCACGGTGTTACCACCCATACTGCCGGATTAAAATACCAGTTTCAATCTGGTGCACTAAACGAGTCCTTTTCCGATATATTTGGCGCCTTAATCGATGAAGAAGATTGGGAACTAGGCGAAGATATTATGGCTGATGAGGCAGTTGCCTCGGGTAGAACTTCCCTTCGCAGTTTAGCCAATCCAAGTAAATATATGGTTGGTGCTATTTACACGGAATATGGTGATGGAAGCGGCACATATCCTTCCCATATGGATCAATATTACGATTTGCCACGAAGCTTAGATAATGGTGGCGTTCATATTAACTCGTCCATATCCAACCATGCTGCCTATCTGATTGGAACAGAAATAGGCAAGGACAAGCTTGGTCAGATCTATTACCGTGCATTGATTCATTACCTGACTCCAAATTCCGATTTTAAAGATGCACGACACGCTGTTGTCCAATCAGCGGAGGATTTATACGGTGAAGGCAGCGCGGAAGCACAAGCCGCAGCAAGCGGTTTTGACCAAGTAGGAATTATGGAATAA
- a CDS encoding LrgB family protein: MMLLKIVSLILTMVIYSYAKKINKRKPGLLFSPIILTPLAMILFLLIINLSYKDYASITIPFNEMLNVVTVAFAIPLYRNWSILAANWRIILYSLSVGSFIAILAGVLTTFWIGLGSNSVISIIPRSITTPIAVSLSESIGGIPTLTAVFVMLTSFSGVYLGPKIAKFFSIDHPLAIGMMYGMGAHALGTVKAFEYGDVEGAGSSLSNVVGAMITVIWAFTLTPLIVKWM, encoded by the coding sequence ATGATGCTACTCAAAATAGTTAGTTTAATTCTGACAATGGTTATTTATAGCTATGCAAAAAAAATAAATAAGCGAAAACCAGGCTTGTTATTTTCGCCGATTATTCTGACACCATTGGCAATGATTTTGTTCCTGTTGATTATTAATCTATCTTATAAAGATTATGCTAGTATAACAATCCCATTTAATGAAATGTTAAACGTGGTAACAGTTGCCTTTGCAATCCCTCTTTACCGTAACTGGTCCATCCTAGCCGCCAACTGGCGGATCATATTATACAGTTTATCTGTTGGCTCATTCATTGCTATATTAGCTGGTGTTCTGACTACCTTTTGGATTGGGCTTGGGAGCAATTCAGTAATAAGTATTATCCCTCGTTCCATTACGACCCCTATTGCTGTCAGTTTATCTGAATCGATTGGTGGAATTCCTACATTAACCGCGGTATTTGTTATGTTGACTAGTTTTTCCGGGGTCTACTTAGGACCTAAAATTGCCAAGTTCTTTTCGATTGATCATCCGCTGGCGATTGGTATGATGTATGGTATGGGAGCTCATGCACTTGGTACTGTTAAGGCATTTGAATATGGTGATGTAGAAGGGGCAGGATCAAGTTTATCCAATGTTGTAGGAGCTATGATCACGGTAATTTGGGCATTCACCCTAACCCCTCTCATTGTAAAGTGGATGTAG
- the nhaC gene encoding Na+/H+ antiporter NhaC: MKKEINVWWAIIPLFVMIIAMLLAVIVFEQAPHVPLVIGTAAAALVASGYGYKWKEIEEMMYKGIKLALPAIVIIMLVGLTIGSWIGGGVVATMIYYGLNIISPSSFLITIAVICAIVSLAIGSSWATMGTIGVAGMGIGISMGIPAPMIAGAVISGAYFGDKMSPLSDTTNLASGLTRTDLFVHIKHMFYTTIPGLLIALGVYAYLGKDFGKNGSESADIAQTITDLQINFVISPLLLLIPLLVIALVAMKVPAVPALAIGIALGFLSQVIVQGDSITSALEALQSGYTINTSNEFLAELLNRGGLDSMMFTVSMAIIAMTFGGILEFSGMLQSLMDQLLKVVKSTGSLIASTLGACFLTNATCSEQYISIVVPSRMFARVYTEKGLHSKNLSRALEDGGTLTSVFVPWNTCGVFILGTLGVHAFAYAPYAILNFIVPVISLFYAFTGFTIIKLSKEEKEKILVSQDETEATG; this comes from the coding sequence ATGAAAAAGGAAATCAATGTTTGGTGGGCAATAATCCCCCTCTTTGTAATGATTATTGCCATGCTGTTAGCTGTCATTGTATTTGAACAAGCTCCACATGTACCATTGGTTATTGGTACCGCGGCAGCTGCTTTAGTTGCATCGGGGTATGGATATAAATGGAAAGAGATTGAAGAAATGATGTACAAAGGAATTAAGCTAGCCCTTCCGGCAATTGTAATCATCATGCTTGTCGGATTAACCATTGGTTCCTGGATTGGCGGCGGAGTCGTTGCGACAATGATTTATTATGGATTAAACATTATTTCCCCCTCCTCTTTTCTCATAACCATTGCAGTTATTTGTGCCATAGTTTCACTAGCTATTGGCAGTTCCTGGGCCACGATGGGAACAATTGGAGTTGCTGGTATGGGTATTGGAATAAGTATGGGAATTCCAGCGCCTATGATTGCTGGCGCTGTCATTTCTGGTGCCTATTTCGGAGATAAGATGTCCCCATTATCCGATACAACCAACTTAGCATCGGGACTTACACGTACGGATTTATTTGTACATATTAAGCATATGTTTTACACAACGATACCAGGTTTATTAATCGCACTTGGTGTTTATGCCTATTTAGGAAAAGATTTTGGCAAAAACGGATCAGAATCGGCTGATATCGCCCAAACAATTACAGACTTGCAAATCAATTTTGTTATTTCGCCGTTATTACTGCTAATTCCACTGCTCGTTATTGCGCTGGTCGCAATGAAAGTTCCGGCGGTTCCCGCTTTAGCGATTGGAATTGCTCTTGGCTTTTTATCGCAGGTAATTGTTCAGGGTGACTCAATCACGAGTGCCCTTGAGGCCTTGCAAAGCGGGTACACAATCAACACGTCAAATGAATTCCTGGCCGAGTTACTTAACCGGGGTGGTCTCGATTCCATGATGTTCACTGTGTCGATGGCAATTATCGCGATGACCTTCGGAGGAATTTTAGAGTTTTCTGGTATGTTACAATCGCTAATGGACCAATTGTTAAAAGTAGTTAAATCAACAGGTTCATTGATTGCCTCCACTCTTGGGGCATGTTTCCTGACAAATGCCACATGTTCAGAACAATATATTTCCATTGTAGTACCATCACGAATGTTTGCCAGGGTTTACACCGAAAAAGGATTACATTCAAAAAACTTGTCCCGGGCGCTGGAAGATGGGGGTACACTGACTTCTGTGTTTGTTCCTTGGAATACATGCGGGGTATTTATTCTTGGAACCTTAGGGGTTCATGCATTTGCATATGCCCCATACGCGATATTAAATTTCATCGTACCAGTTATTTCGTTATTTTATGCATTTACAGGTTTTACGATAATCAAATTATCCAAGGAAGAAAAGGAAAAAATACTTGTTTCTCAAGATGAAACTGAAGCAACCGGTTAA
- a CDS encoding RDD family protein: MQIDRQPGSPNRLEAPLKSRIYAFMLDYLIIVIYGIFVVGTIFFMFRPFVTPLFSNSPVIAELSGFIMITLPVSLYFILFECSGWKGTWGKKKMGILVVNNNNQRIGPVRSTIRTAIKFLPWEIAHFCIWRFMLPSGLSEPTVITILVAVNFAIVLYLLVPLTNKPRKNVYDWIAGTKVVQ, from the coding sequence ATGCAAATTGATAGACAGCCTGGGTCACCTAATAGACTTGAAGCACCATTAAAAAGCCGTATTTACGCTTTTATGTTGGATTATCTTATTATTGTTATCTACGGTATTTTTGTGGTAGGAACTATTTTTTTTATGTTCCGGCCATTTGTTACCCCTTTATTTTCAAATTCTCCAGTCATAGCTGAATTATCAGGTTTCATCATGATAACGCTGCCGGTTTCGCTCTACTTTATTTTATTTGAATGTTCTGGATGGAAGGGGACATGGGGGAAGAAGAAAATGGGAATTCTTGTTGTGAACAATAACAATCAGCGTATCGGTCCAGTCCGTTCAACGATTCGAACTGCCATCAAGTTTCTCCCATGGGAAATTGCTCATTTCTGTATATGGCGGTTCATGCTGCCAAGTGGACTTTCTGAGCCAACGGTTATCACCATTCTTGTGGCAGTTAATTTTGCAATTGTACTGTACCTGTTAGTTCCATTAACGAATAAACCCAGGAAAAATGTTTATGACTGGATAGCGGGGACAAAGGTTGTCCAATAG
- a CDS encoding YjcZ family sporulation protein: MSEAYGGNGGGFALIVVLFILLIIVGASYVGYGY; encoded by the coding sequence ATGAGTGAAGCTTATGGTGGAAATGGCGGAGGATTTGCCTTAATTGTTGTGCTGTTTATTCTATTAATAATTGTAGGTGCATCCTACGTTGGATACGGATATTAA
- a CDS encoding GNAT family N-acetyltransferase translates to MSATIAIDKLHNGQTFYVRYLSINDLPLIMQLQEKVKHALSSPATLEPLSEEEFKIILSGHQLMIGVFLEERMIAFRAMLEPEIDNEHLGIDAGLPPEELPKVLYSEISNVDPEYRGNGLQTYMGKLLMERLDKKRFQYVCATVAPFNIPSLKDKLLLGMKIVALKEKYSGKLRYVLMNSLSETDKDSCKDKITISMNDSNAQQKCLKSGFQGSSIKQKNNDWYVVFSK, encoded by the coding sequence ATGAGTGCCACCATCGCAATTGATAAATTGCATAATGGACAAACCTTTTATGTTCGCTATCTATCTATTAATGATCTTCCGCTTATTATGCAGTTACAGGAAAAGGTAAAACACGCTCTTTCCTCCCCCGCCACATTAGAACCACTTAGTGAGGAAGAGTTCAAAATAATTTTATCCGGGCATCAATTAATGATTGGTGTATTTTTAGAAGAAAGAATGATTGCATTCCGGGCAATGCTGGAGCCGGAAATTGATAACGAACATTTAGGCATTGATGCTGGATTACCACCAGAAGAACTTCCAAAGGTACTATACTCTGAAATATCGAATGTAGATCCCGAATATCGCGGGAATGGCTTGCAGACCTATATGGGAAAGCTATTGATGGAGAGACTCGACAAAAAGCGATTTCAATATGTTTGCGCAACTGTTGCTCCTTTTAACATTCCCAGTTTAAAAGATAAACTATTACTCGGAATGAAAATAGTTGCTTTAAAAGAAAAATACAGCGGAAAACTGCGATATGTATTGATGAATAGCTTATCTGAAACAGATAAGGATTCATGTAAAGACAAAATAACAATAAGCATGAATGACAGCAATGCGCAGCAAAAATGCTTGAAGTCAGGATTCCAGGGATCATCCATCAAACAAAAAAATAATGATTGGTATGTAGTGTTTTCCAAATAA
- a CDS encoding mandelate racemase/muconate lactonizing enzyme family protein: MKITEVEIFAIQLPLIDPFVISYATYDTMPSIIVKITTDSGHVGYGEGVADEHVTGESWESTFHVLKSTLAPEVIGEDPMNMERIHDIMNKAIYAVPTAKAAIDIACYDAVGKSLGIPAYGLLGGLYHEKFPITHVLSIDTPEKQAEEAADRISQGYHSFKMKVGTDMSEDVKRIQAVHEKVGDGIAIRVDVNQGWRSSSTAIQALDKLSGIGIDWLEQPVLANDIASMAEVKAKSTIPLMIDEGLRGFAEMRDIITKRAADKVNIKLMKCGGIYPAIKLAHMAEMAGIDCQIGSMVESSIGSAAGFHVAFSKKVITSVELTGPLKFSKDVGNLKYDVPFIQLNEKPGLGIDIDKQILNELTVHTEKIV, translated from the coding sequence ATGAAAATTACTGAAGTTGAAATATTTGCCATTCAATTGCCGCTAATCGATCCATTTGTAATCAGCTATGCAACGTATGACACGATGCCATCCATTATTGTAAAAATAACAACAGATTCTGGGCATGTGGGCTATGGAGAAGGTGTGGCTGATGAGCATGTTACTGGTGAAAGCTGGGAAAGTACCTTCCATGTGCTTAAATCAACACTTGCCCCTGAAGTTATTGGAGAAGACCCAATGAACATGGAACGTATTCACGATATTATGAACAAAGCCATTTACGCTGTACCGACGGCTAAAGCTGCTATTGATATTGCCTGTTATGATGCAGTTGGTAAATCATTAGGCATCCCGGCATACGGATTATTAGGCGGACTCTATCACGAAAAATTTCCGATTACGCATGTATTAAGTATTGATACGCCAGAGAAACAAGCCGAAGAAGCCGCTGATCGCATTTCACAAGGCTACCATTCTTTTAAAATGAAAGTCGGCACTGATATGTCCGAAGATGTCAAACGGATTCAGGCAGTTCATGAAAAAGTTGGTGATGGAATTGCCATACGTGTAGACGTTAATCAAGGCTGGAGATCCAGTTCAACTGCCATTCAAGCATTGGATAAATTAAGTGGTATTGGCATAGACTGGCTTGAACAACCAGTTTTGGCAAACGATATCGCCAGTATGGCAGAGGTGAAAGCCAAATCTACTATTCCATTAATGATTGATGAAGGTCTCCGGGGGTTTGCAGAAATGCGTGACATAATCACCAAACGTGCCGCTGATAAGGTAAATATCAAATTGATGAAATGTGGTGGAATTTATCCAGCTATAAAGCTCGCCCATATGGCGGAAATGGCTGGTATTGATTGTCAAATTGGATCAATGGTGGAATCATCCATTGGCTCGGCTGCTGGCTTCCATGTTGCATTTTCAAAAAAGGTGATTACAAGTGTTGAACTAACTGGACCATTAAAGTTTTCAAAAGATGTTGGCAATCTTAAATACGATGTGCCATTTATTCAACTAAATGAAAAGCCAGGTCTTGGTATAGACATCGATAAACAAATACTAAATGAACTGACCGTTCATACGGAGAAGATCGTATAA
- a CDS encoding LysR family transcriptional regulator has protein sequence MDIRQLTYFVEVVKQKNFTKASQTLLVSQPSISKMIKGLEEELKVTLLDRSERKLKLTDAGQLVYEKALRVLRSVEDVYASVDELVNLQKGTVKMALMPTIGVLLFPTILAGFKKKYPRIDIQLVEYSAKYLELQVEQGDVDIGVTALPVNSEVFETVSLLSEELVLIVDSDHWLADMGSVRLSDLKNESFILFTEDYLLHDMVRRACLQSGFEPKVAYKSSLWDLIGEMVASQLGISLIPRSMVSRFSNLEVREITLSNPHIDWELALIYRKDKYLSYATHEFVSYVKKNNHP, from the coding sequence ATGGATATAAGGCAACTAACCTATTTTGTTGAAGTGGTCAAACAAAAGAATTTTACAAAGGCATCGCAAACTCTTCTTGTCTCGCAACCATCCATTTCAAAAATGATTAAAGGTCTTGAGGAAGAGTTAAAGGTCACTTTGTTGGATCGTTCGGAAAGAAAATTAAAACTTACTGATGCTGGGCAACTGGTATATGAAAAAGCTTTAAGGGTTTTGCGGTCAGTTGAGGACGTATATGCCTCTGTCGATGAGCTGGTTAACCTGCAAAAGGGAACTGTGAAAATGGCATTAATGCCAACTATCGGAGTATTGCTTTTTCCTACTATTCTTGCAGGGTTTAAAAAAAAATATCCGCGAATTGACATTCAACTAGTTGAGTACAGTGCTAAATATTTGGAGTTACAAGTAGAACAAGGGGATGTAGATATAGGGGTCACTGCGCTCCCGGTTAACTCGGAGGTCTTTGAAACGGTTTCTTTGTTATCCGAGGAACTGGTGTTAATTGTTGATAGTGACCATTGGCTGGCGGACATGGGATCAGTCCGTTTATCTGATTTGAAAAATGAATCATTTATCCTATTCACGGAAGATTATTTGCTTCATGATATGGTAAGAAGAGCATGTCTGCAGTCAGGATTTGAACCAAAAGTTGCCTACAAGAGCTCCTTGTGGGATTTAATTGGTGAGATGGTTGCGTCACAACTAGGGATTTCACTAATTCCAAGGTCTATGGTGAGCCGGTTTTCGAATCTGGAAGTACGGGAAATTACTCTTTCTAATCCGCATATCGATTGGGAATTAGCCCTTATTTATCGAAAAGACAAATATTTGTCCTACGCTACCCATGAATTCGTTTCATATGTTAAGAAGAATAACCATCCTTGA
- a CDS encoding YjcZ family sporulation protein, with the protein MSYGCFNGAGGYGGYGYGGVGNNNEFVLIVVLFILLIIIGAAWC; encoded by the coding sequence ATGTCATACGGATGTTTTAATGGAGCAGGAGGTTACGGTGGTTACGGCTACGGTGGCGTGGGAAATAACAATGAATTTGTGTTAATTGTCGTACTGTTTATCCTTCTTATCATTATCGGAGCTGCATGGTGTTAA
- a CDS encoding CidA/LrgA family protein, which produces MKKWILAIPQISLIMVFTCLGKLIVNLFPLHIPGSIVGLVLLFLSLQLGWIKLNWVETGAALLFSEMMLFFVPAVVGVMNYPWLIGMKGLLVLLVVFSGTALVMISTGVVSSSLLKPRVVKQHDATQNS; this is translated from the coding sequence ATGAAAAAATGGATACTGGCCATACCGCAAATATCTTTAATCATGGTTTTTACATGCCTTGGGAAGTTAATTGTCAACTTGTTTCCATTACATATACCGGGAAGTATAGTCGGTTTAGTTCTATTGTTCCTCAGCCTTCAACTCGGATGGATTAAACTGAATTGGGTGGAAACAGGTGCGGCACTACTCTTTTCTGAGATGATGCTATTCTTTGTGCCTGCAGTAGTCGGCGTTATGAATTATCCATGGTTGATAGGGATGAAAGGACTATTGGTATTGCTGGTTGTATTTAGTGGTACTGCACTTGTGATGATATCCACTGGCGTAGTTTCCAGTAGTTTATTGAAACCAAGAGTGGTAAAACAGCATGATGCTACTCAAAATAGTTAG